The Sphingomonas alpina genome has a segment encoding these proteins:
- a CDS encoding cytochrome c3 family protein, which translates to MSFLIRQISHTADGREIVRGVTHADDSLTIGRAANNDIALPDLAVTPYHARIDLQDDKRITITALGTLGFEVDGRTRSKCDVNSAKGAEIAIGGHRITVSHDAEDHVVLTVQRVEAVSDAAEYREEATAFSLHDLMLSKRRSAYILAIGILLVFLAWPVWTFMHPAEDKRSIYAFTADHNWSSGPLSQAHHELEGKCTACHQQAFVSVRDTSCTACHKDAHEHAPPSRLAGARAMPGLGGRLLQGVATAFGKPEAGACVDCHTEHEGAGPMPPTAQAFCTDCHGSLKQRLADTKIENAGDFGTTHPQFRPLVAAKAGAQPALSRVSLDARPLDESGLKFPHKLHLDTRGGAAQMARTLRDRKGYGDALVCADCHRPTADGVRFLPVDMEQDCQACHSLAFDRIGGTVRTLRHGDAAQMMADLRALYRSTAPPRPLQLGGMARRRPGHYAEGQVYNIYFGAAARRPAAGDAAIRAVFSPGGACFDCHTVTPPGVGGAADWTVMPVHQASRYMMKGWFDHKPHRTETCVSCHAAPSSMRSADLLLPGIATCRTCHGGEGSKAKVPSTCASCHSYHAGPDAPWVSHLSPKRVAAMRPGDPGGGAVP; encoded by the coding sequence ATGAGCTTCCTGATCCGGCAGATCAGCCACACCGCCGACGGGCGTGAGATCGTACGCGGCGTCACCCATGCCGACGACAGCCTGACCATTGGCCGTGCGGCGAACAATGACATCGCGCTGCCCGACCTGGCAGTCACGCCTTATCATGCGCGGATCGACCTGCAGGACGACAAGCGCATCACGATTACCGCGCTGGGCACGCTCGGTTTCGAGGTCGATGGGCGGACGCGGAGCAAATGCGACGTCAACAGCGCCAAGGGCGCCGAAATCGCGATCGGCGGTCACCGCATCACCGTTTCGCACGATGCCGAGGACCATGTCGTCCTCACCGTCCAGCGGGTCGAGGCGGTGTCGGACGCTGCCGAATATCGCGAGGAGGCGACGGCCTTTTCGCTGCACGACCTGATGCTGAGTAAGCGCCGGTCAGCCTATATCCTGGCGATCGGCATCCTGCTCGTCTTCCTGGCCTGGCCGGTTTGGACCTTCATGCACCCGGCCGAGGACAAGCGCAGCATCTATGCCTTCACGGCTGACCATAATTGGTCGAGCGGGCCGCTGAGCCAGGCGCATCACGAACTGGAGGGGAAGTGCACCGCCTGTCACCAGCAGGCGTTTGTGTCGGTGCGCGATACGAGTTGCACCGCTTGTCATAAGGACGCGCATGAGCATGCTCCGCCATCGCGCCTTGCCGGCGCCCGCGCAATGCCCGGCCTTGGCGGGCGCCTGCTGCAAGGCGTCGCGACTGCGTTCGGCAAGCCGGAAGCCGGGGCGTGCGTCGATTGCCACACCGAGCATGAGGGGGCCGGGCCGATGCCGCCGACCGCCCAGGCCTTCTGCACCGATTGTCATGGCAGCCTGAAGCAGAGGCTGGCCGATACGAAGATCGAGAATGCCGGTGACTTTGGCACCACGCATCCGCAATTCCGTCCGCTGGTCGCGGCGAAGGCCGGCGCGCAGCCGGCACTGTCGCGCGTGTCGCTTGATGCCCGGCCACTCGACGAAAGCGGGCTGAAATTCCCGCACAAGCTCCATCTCGATACGCGCGGCGGCGCGGCGCAGATGGCGCGGACGCTCCGGGATCGCAAAGGCTATGGCGACGCGTTGGTCTGCGCCGATTGTCACCGCCCGACCGCCGATGGGGTGCGCTTCCTGCCGGTCGATATGGAGCAGGATTGCCAGGCCTGTCACAGCCTCGCCTTTGACCGGATCGGCGGAACAGTGCGTACGCTGCGCCATGGCGACGCGGCGCAGATGATGGCCGATCTGCGCGCGCTCTACCGCTCGACCGCGCCACCGCGTCCGCTCCAGCTTGGCGGGATGGCGCGCCGGCGGCCGGGCCATTATGCCGAGGGGCAAGTCTACAACATCTATTTCGGCGCTGCCGCGCGCCGTCCGGCTGCTGGCGACGCGGCGATCCGGGCGGTCTTCTCGCCCGGCGGCGCATGTTTCGATTGTCACACGGTTACGCCGCCGGGCGTCGGCGGTGCGGCGGATTGGACGGTGATGCCGGTGCATCAGGCTTCGCGTTATATGATGAAGGGCTGGTTCGACCATAAACCGCACCGTACCGAGACTTGTGTCAGCTGCCATGCCGCGCCTTCATCCATGCGCTCGGCCGACCTGCTGTTGCCCGGCATTGCGACGTGCCGCACCTGCCATGGGGGTGAGGGGTCAAAGGCGAAAGTGCCCTCGACCTGCGCGTCCTGCCATAGCTATCATGCGGGTCCCGATGCGCCCTGGGTCTCGCACTTGTCCCCGAAGCGCGTCGCAGCAATGCGGCCGGGGGACCCCGGCGGGGGTGCCGTGCCATGA
- a CDS encoding cyclic nucleotide-binding domain-containing protein, with translation MADKVRIAIIGSGPAGLSAAARAAQLGLSHVLLEKTDHLSDTIFKYQKGKHVMATPSQLTLRSDMAFAAGKREAILDAWNRLASEHGINVRYRSEVKSITGAEGDFTLALTDGAFITAETVVLAIGTQGNPNLMRCTGSDMGHVQYQLDDPGAYIDEHITVIGSGDAGIENALGLAADAAQGNVITILNRSTDFARAKNANVKLLTEAAEAGRITIRLQTTPCEVRGGQLMLDAPDGQTTIRCDRIIARMGSAAPRAFVEACGVEFSSADREAFPKLSPVFESTNPGIFVIGALAGYPLIKHCMNQGHDVVEFINGNHLLKPADEPILEAKFERLRVNRSVDDWLDLLRTNISILNELSPLQMREFMLGAEVRAFKPGETIFERNDPGSSLFALAEGTALVQVDKDDPANTALIEQGSIIGEVGLISGRRRGATVVAGSPAIMVEVPRTAALKLMASVPAAKRAVTRISVERQLLQLFASGLTAADLVEVLDTAELITVSAGQPIITEGEDGEDIFVIRVGSMIVEKMVGKKPVFLSYLPAGSYVGEMALISGGPRTATVKAAVKSEVIRLHGAAFSRLMRAKPRLLDRTRADMAARQNVNAFVESRKNSFSGVVDMYSQTATFLVENGIGEATDVLLIDENLCVGCDNCEKACADSHEGLSRLDRETGRTYAHLHVPTSCRHCEHPHCMADCPPNAIHRGQDGEVFIDDSCIGCGNCQRNCPYGVIRMESVPPKKPGLMSWLMLGAGPGPGEPSKKWRAKHGKPGVEKPKKAIKCDMCAGITGGPACVRACPTGAAIRVAPEEFLTVARLESEEQS, from the coding sequence GTGGCGGATAAAGTCCGCATCGCGATCATCGGCTCGGGTCCGGCCGGCCTGAGTGCCGCCGCGCGTGCCGCGCAGCTCGGTCTGTCGCACGTCCTGCTGGAGAAGACCGATCATCTGTCGGACACCATCTTCAAATACCAAAAGGGCAAGCATGTCATGGCGACGCCCAGCCAGCTCACGCTGCGCTCCGACATGGCCTTCGCGGCGGGCAAGCGCGAGGCGATCCTCGATGCGTGGAACCGGCTTGCATCCGAACATGGCATCAACGTCCGCTATCGCAGCGAGGTAAAGTCGATCACCGGCGCCGAAGGTGATTTTACTCTCGCTCTGACGGACGGCGCGTTCATTACCGCCGAGACAGTGGTGCTGGCGATCGGCACGCAGGGCAATCCCAACCTGATGCGCTGCACCGGCAGCGACATGGGCCATGTCCAGTATCAACTCGATGATCCCGGCGCGTATATCGACGAGCATATCACCGTGATTGGATCGGGCGATGCGGGGATCGAGAATGCGCTCGGGCTCGCCGCCGATGCCGCGCAGGGCAATGTCATCACGATCCTCAACCGCTCGACCGATTTCGCGCGTGCCAAGAACGCCAATGTCAAACTGCTCACCGAGGCAGCGGAGGCCGGGCGGATCACGATCCGGCTGCAGACCACGCCGTGCGAGGTGCGCGGTGGTCAGTTGATGCTCGACGCGCCCGACGGGCAGACGACGATCCGTTGCGACCGGATCATCGCGCGGATGGGCTCCGCCGCGCCGCGCGCCTTTGTCGAGGCATGCGGGGTCGAGTTCAGCAGCGCCGATCGTGAGGCGTTTCCCAAACTGTCGCCGGTGTTCGAATCCACCAATCCCGGTATCTTCGTGATCGGTGCGCTCGCCGGCTATCCGCTGATCAAGCATTGCATGAACCAGGGCCATGACGTGGTCGAGTTCATCAACGGCAACCACTTGCTGAAGCCGGCCGACGAGCCGATCCTCGAGGCCAAGTTCGAGCGTCTCCGCGTGAACCGCTCGGTCGACGACTGGCTCGATCTGCTGCGCACCAATATCTCGATTCTGAACGAGCTGTCGCCCTTGCAGATGCGCGAGTTCATGCTCGGCGCCGAAGTTCGGGCCTTCAAGCCCGGCGAAACGATCTTCGAGCGCAACGACCCCGGCTCGTCGCTGTTCGCCCTCGCTGAGGGGACCGCTTTGGTTCAGGTCGACAAGGACGATCCGGCGAATACCGCATTGATCGAACAGGGCTCGATCATAGGCGAGGTCGGGCTGATTTCGGGCCGGCGTCGTGGTGCGACCGTGGTGGCGGGCAGCCCGGCGATCATGGTGGAGGTGCCGCGTACCGCGGCGCTCAAGCTGATGGCGTCGGTCCCGGCGGCGAAGCGCGCCGTCACGCGTATTTCGGTCGAACGGCAATTGCTGCAGCTGTTCGCCTCCGGCCTGACCGCTGCCGATCTGGTCGAAGTGCTCGACACGGCGGAGCTGATCACGGTCAGCGCCGGCCAGCCGATCATCACCGAAGGGGAGGATGGCGAGGACATTTTCGTCATCCGCGTCGGCAGCATGATCGTCGAGAAGATGGTCGGCAAGAAACCGGTGTTCCTGTCCTATCTTCCGGCCGGATCCTATGTCGGGGAGATGGCACTGATCTCCGGCGGCCCGCGCACCGCGACGGTCAAGGCGGCGGTCAAGTCGGAGGTGATCCGGCTTCACGGCGCGGCGTTCAGCCGGCTGATGCGGGCCAAGCCCCGGCTGCTCGACCGCACCCGCGCGGACATGGCCGCACGGCAGAACGTCAACGCCTTTGTCGAGAGCCGCAAGAACAGCTTTTCGGGCGTGGTCGACATGTATTCGCAGACCGCGACGTTCCTGGTCGAGAACGGCATCGGCGAGGCGACCGACGTGCTGTTGATCGACGAGAATCTGTGTGTCGGTTGCGACAATTGCGAAAAGGCCTGTGCCGACAGCCATGAAGGACTGTCGCGGCTCGACCGTGAGACCGGGCGGACCTATGCGCATCTCCATGTGCCGACCAGCTGCCGGCATTGCGAGCATCCGCACTGCATGGCCGATTGCCCGCCCAATGCGATCCATCGCGGCCAGGATGGCGAGGTGTTCATCGACGACAGCTGCATCGGCTGCGGCAATTGCCAGCGAAACTGCCCTTATGGCGTGATCCGCATGGAAAGCGTGCCGCCGAAAAAGCCCGGGCTGATGAGCTGGCTGATGCTCGGCGCGGGGCCGGGCCCCGGAGAGCCGTCCAAGAAATGGCGCGCCAAGCATGGCAAGCCTGGGGTCGAAAAGCCCAAAAAGGCGATCAAGTGCGACATGTGCGCCGGCATTACCGGCGGTCCCGCCTGTGTTCGCGCTTGCCCGACCGGCGCCGCGATCCGCGTCGCGCCGGAGGAATTCCTCACGGTCGCGCGGCTCGAGAGCGAGGAACAGTCATAG